A genomic window from Populus nigra chromosome 7, ddPopNigr1.1, whole genome shotgun sequence includes:
- the LOC133698872 gene encoding beta-glucosidase 47-like codes for MEFLLGCYAFIVLDLWFLVLMVSCNPIFLKGSSDNSAFPSNFLFGTASSSYQFEGAYLSHGKGLSNWDVFTHKPGTIMDGTNGDIAVDHYHRYPEDLDLMEYIGVNSYRFSISWARILPKGRFGTANRAGINHYNKFINELLRRGIQPFVTLTHYDIPQELEDRYGAWLSPEIQQDFKYYADICFKSFGDRVKYWTTFNEPNVAAIRGYRSGIFPPSRCSGTFGYCSSGDSEREPFIAAHNMILSHAAAVNVYRTKYQKKGGSIGIVMNAIWHEPVSDSLEDKLAVERANAFYMNWFLDPIVLGKYPTEMHEILGSDLPVFSKYELEKLKSGVDFIGINQYTSFYVKDCMFSTCEQGPGVSKTEGLYLRTAQKDGFFIGQPTALDWLHVYPQGMEKLVTYFKDRYNNIPMYITENGYCEEENVNVTTKAVLKDVQRVEYMSSYLDALETAVRKGADVRGYFAWSLLDNFEWTSGYTIRFGLYHVDFSTLKRTRKLSATWYKDYIANYKAVRTST; via the exons ATGGAGTTTTTGTTAGGGTGTTATGCTTTCATTGTGCTTGACTTATGGTTCCTAGTGCTTATGGTGTCTTGCAATCCTATATTTCTCAAGGGGAGTTCAGATAATTCAGCATTTCCAAGCAATTTTCTCTTTGGAACTGCCTCTTCTTCTTATCAG TTTGAAGGAGCTTACTTGAGTCATGGCAAAGGCCTCAGCAACTGGGATGTTTTTACTCATAAGCCTG GTACCATCATGGATGGAACTAATGGAGATATTGCTGTTGATCATTACCATCGATATCCG GAAGATCTGGATCTCATGGAGTATATTGGAGTCAATAGCTATCGTTTCTCCATATCATGGGCAAGAATCCTACCAA AGGGAAGATTTGGAACTGCGAATAGGGCTGGAATCAATCATTATAACAAGTTCATCAACGAGCTTCTGCGTAGAG GTATCCAACCATTTGTGACTTTGACTCACTATGACATTCCTCAGGAACTTGAAGACAGATATGGAGCTTGGCTGAGTCCTGAAATACAGCAA GATTTCAAATATTATGCAGATATATGTTTCAAATCCTTTGGAGACAGAGTGAAATACTGGACCACATTCAATGAGCCCAATGTTGCAGCAATTCGAGGTTACAGATCCGGAATTTTCCCACCATCTCGCTGCTCTGGGACATTTGGATACTGTAGCAGTGGAGATTCAGAGAGAGAGCCTTTTATTGCTGCACATAACATGATCCTATCCCATGCAGCTGCAGTCAATGTTTACAGAACTAAATACCAG AAAAAAGGTGGAAGTATTGGAATTGTTATGAATGCCATATGGCATGAACCCGTCAGTGATTCTTTGGAAGACAAACTAGCAGTCGAGAGAGCTAACGCTTTCTATATGAACTG GTTCTTGGACCCAATTGTACTTGGGAAATATCCAACAGAAATGCATGAAATTCTAGGATCTGATTTACCTGTATTTTCAAAGTATGAACTGGAGAAGCTGAAGAGTGGAGTGGACTTTATTGGCATCAATCAATATACTAGTTTCTATGTGAAGGACTGCATGTTTTCTACATGTGAACAAGGACCAGGAGTTTCCAAGACAGAAGGTCTCTATTTGAGGACTGCACAGAAGGATGGTTTCTTCATTGGTCAACCT ACCGCACTTGACTGGCTACATGTTTATCCTCAAGGAATGGAAAAATTAGTGACCTATTTTAAAGACAGATACAACAACATACCGATGTACATTACAGAAAACG GGTATTGTGAGGAGGAAAACGTCAATGTCACAACTAAAGCTGTATTGAAAGATGTGCAGAGAGTGGAGTACATGAGCAGCTATTTAGATGCCCTGGAAACGGCTGTGAG GAAAGGAGCAGATGTTCGAGGGTACTTTGCATGGTCATTGCTTGACAATTTTGAGTGGACATCTGGATATACCATAAGGTTTGGGCTTTACCATGTCGATTTTTCCACTCTCAAGAGAACTCGAAAACTATCGGCAACTTGGTACAAAGATTACATTGCTAACTACAAGGCTGTCAGAACTAGCACCTGA
- the LOC133699860 gene encoding glucose-6-phosphate/phosphate translocator 2, chloroplastic gives MNNTMMSSLNQSKLAFTSLTNPIPRKHSSFSALKFSPLPVIQNSQKGLSFDKISQKPLHISSIESFSFSRKTQQEKPVTVCNAYEADRSRPLDINIELSDEHATQKIKIGLYFATWWALNVVFNIYNKKVLNAFPYPWLTSTLSLACGSLMMLISWATRIADAPKTDFEFWKTLFPVAVAHTVGHVAATVSMSKVAVSFTHIIKSGEPAFSVLVSKFLLGETFPLPVYLSLLPIIGGCALSAATELNFNMTGFMGAMISNLAFVFRNIFSKKGMSGKSVSGMNYYACLSMLSLLILTPFAIVVEGPQMWAAGWQNALAQIGPNFVWWVAAQSIFYHLYNQVSYMSLDQISPLTFSIGNTMKRISVIVSSIIIFHTPVQPVNALGAAIAILGTFLYSQAKQ, from the exons ATGAATAACACAATGATGTCTTCATTAAACCAATCAAAATTAGCTTTCACTTCTTTGACTAATCCTATACCAAGAAAGCATTCATCTTTCAGTGCTTTGAAATTTTCTCCACTGCCCGTTATCCAAAACTCACAAAAAGGCCTGAGCTTTGATAAGATTTCACAAAAACCACTTCACATTTCTTCAATTGAGAGTTTctcattttcaagaaaaaccCAGCAAGAAAAGCCTGTTACAGTTTGTAATGCATATGAGGCTGATAGGTCAAGGCCACTAGATATTAACATTGAGTTATCAGATGAGCATGCAActcaaaagattaaaattggGTTATATTTTGCTACTTGGTGGGCTTTGAATGTggttttcaatatttataacaaGAAGGTCCTGAATGCTTTTCCTTACCCTTGGCTTACTTCTACACTCTCACTTGCTTGTGGGTCTCTTATGATGCTGATTTCTTGGGCTACAAGGATTGCTGATGCTCCTAAGACtgattttgagttttggaaGACTCTGTTCCCT GTTGCTGTGGCACATACAGTTGGGCATGTGGCTGCAACTGTGAGCATGTCTAAAGTTGCAGTCTCATTCACTCACATAATCAAGAGTGGCGAGCCTGCTTTCAGTGTCTTGGTTTCAAAGTTTCTGCTTGGTGAGACATTCCCCCTGCCAGTTTATTTGTCTCTACTACCAATTATTGGAGGCTGTGCTCTATCAGCTGCTACTGAGCTCAATTTCAACATGACCG GTTTTATGGGGGCTATGATATCGAATTTGGCATTTGTGTTTCGGAACATATTCTCGAAGAAGGGGATGAGTGGGAAGTCTGTTAGTGGAATGAACTACTATGCTTGTTTGTCTATGTTGTCTCTGTTGATACTCACTCCATTCGCAATTGTGGTAGAAGGGCCTCAAATGTGGGCTGCTGGCTGGCAAAATGCTCTTGCTCAAATTGGACCCAATTTTGTTTG GTGGGTGGCGGCGCAAAGCATTTTCTATCACCTATACAATCAAGTTTCATACATGTCTCTGGATCAAATCTCTCCATTGACATTTAGCATTGGAAACACGATGAAACGGATATCCGTCATAGTCTCCTCCATCATCATCTTCCACACTCCTGTTCAACCAGTCAATGCCCTTGGAGCTGCCATTGCAATTCTTGGCACCTTCCTTTATTCACAG GCAAAACAGTGA
- the LOC133698835 gene encoding kirola-like — protein sequence MARLCRKVVETPIQCSTDAFYKFFKKQANFLPNVCGSVVQTIGLADGNKSWVNTVGSRKMIEILSSESSRDTAEKIKYVVESVDDRSRKITYKVLEGALLQQYESFSVTLQVTSSSTAKWTINYQKKDPASENPDFYLQLLPTVNATVDIYLRSNDY from the exons ATGGCTCGCCTTTGCAGAAAAGTCGTGGAAACACCAATTCAATGCTCTACTGATGCTTTCTATAAATTCTTCAAGAAACAAGCAAACTTCTTACCGAATGTCTGCGGTTCTGTTGTGCAGACAATAGGACTCGCTGACGGTAACAAAAGCTGGGTTAATACTGTTGGCTCCCGCAAAATGATTGAAATCCTGTCTTCCGAGTCTTCCCGTG ACACTGCGGAGAAAATCAAGTATGTAGTTGAATCCGTTGACGACCGCTCCAGGAAAATCACCTACAAAGTGCTGGAAGGAGCGTTGCTGCAACAGTACGAATCCTTCTCCGTCACTCTACAGGTTACTTCATCCAGCACCGCGAAATGGACTATCAATTATCAGAAAAAAGATCCTGCCAGCGAAAACCCTGATTTTTACCTCCAACTTTTGCCCACTGTCAACGCTACTGTTGATATTTACCTTCGTTCTAATGATTACTAA